The Lactuca sativa cultivar Salinas chromosome 2, Lsat_Salinas_v11, whole genome shotgun sequence genome includes a window with the following:
- the LOC111912264 gene encoding CASP-like protein 4C2, which translates to MTRNCGVESPSPRPRIHQTHPHDTPHFHSTLSERKLRRFNTLIFVFRLAAFSSALSAAVFMLATKSASPHWNDFGAFRFVVAANAIVALYSVFEMIASAWEISRGSTIFPEFCQVWFDFSHDQVFAYMLLSADAAGTEMARQLRRVATCTANNAFCIQSDIAVGLGFAAFLFLMISSLLSGFRVACFVIKGSRFHL; encoded by the exons ATGACCAGGAACTGTGGTGTTGAGAGCCCGTCTCCACGACCGCGGATCCACCAGACTCATCCACACGATACGCCTCACTTCCACTCCACTCTTTCCGAACGCAAGCTCCGCCGTTTCAATACTTTGATTTTCGTCTTCCGTTTAGCTGCCTTTTCTTCTGCGCTTTCCGCCGCCGTATTCATGCTCGCCACCAAGTCCGCCTCCCCTCACTGGAACGACTTCGGAGCCTTCCG ATTCGTTGTTGCAGCAAATGCAATAGTCGCTTTATACTCAGTATTCGAAATGATTGCTTCTGCTTGGGAGATTTCTCGAGGTTCTACCATTTTCCCCGAATTCTGCCAAGTCTGGTTCGACTTCAGCCATGATCAG GTTTTTGCGTACATGTTGCTGTCGGCGGATGCGGCGGGGACGGAAATGGCGAGACAGCTGAGGAGGGTTGCCACGTGTACGGCCAACAACGCGTTTTGCATCCAATCGGACATCGCCGTGGGGTTGGGATTCGCCGCATTTTTGTTTCTGATGATCTCGTCGTTGCTATCGGGATTTAGAGTCGCCTGTTTCGTGATCAAAGGCTCTAGATTTCATCTCTAG